The Nonlabens spongiae genome contains a region encoding:
- the argS gene encoding arginine--tRNA ligase produces MELLQQLEKETIKAVKKIYDVELPNVEISQTRKDQNGDYTIMVFPMLRHIKGNPAAIGQAIGEEIQNTTNLLSSIEVIKGFLNVTISHQTILSDFDTILDDASYGFKAVDADQAGVMVEYSSPNTNKPLHLGHVRNNLLGYSVAQIIEATGREVNKTQIINDRGIHICKSMVAWQKFGEGASPESAGKKGDKLVGDYYVKFDQEYKKQINELVQNGTEKSVAEKQAPIFVEAQETLRKWEQNDPETVGLWKKMNGWVYEGFDVTYKNLGVDFDSLYYESDTYLLGKHIIADGLDRGVFEKDPDGSVWIDLTDEGLDRKLVLRSDGTAVYMTQDIGTAIQRVKDHHIDSMVYTVGNEQDYHFKVLFLILKKLGYEWAENLYHLSYGMVELPSGKMKSREGTVVDADDLMEEMTETAKKIAQEQGKLDGLDDDEKERLYKMIGLGALKYFMLKVDPKKNMMFNPEESVDFQGNTGPFIQYTHARIKSILKKSGFDDGSLNASTEIEITDKDTSVIKQLQAFPEVVQNAADKYSPALIANYVYDLVKEFNSFYQNVPKIVEEENSDLKKFRLLLCYKTAEVVKSACGLLGIEVPEQM; encoded by the coding sequence ATGGAATTGTTGCAGCAACTGGAGAAAGAAACGATCAAAGCCGTAAAAAAAATCTATGATGTGGAGCTTCCAAATGTGGAGATTTCGCAAACCAGAAAAGATCAAAATGGCGATTACACGATCATGGTTTTTCCCATGCTGCGTCATATCAAGGGCAATCCAGCGGCAATAGGTCAAGCGATAGGAGAGGAGATTCAAAACACAACAAATTTGCTATCTAGCATTGAAGTGATAAAAGGTTTTCTCAATGTAACGATCAGTCATCAAACGATTCTCAGTGATTTCGACACTATTCTGGATGATGCATCTTATGGTTTCAAGGCTGTAGACGCTGATCAGGCTGGAGTAATGGTGGAATACAGTTCGCCGAACACTAACAAACCCCTTCACCTAGGTCATGTACGTAACAATCTCCTAGGCTATAGTGTCGCTCAAATTATTGAAGCTACTGGTCGCGAGGTCAATAAAACGCAGATCATCAACGATCGTGGAATTCATATTTGCAAATCCATGGTGGCTTGGCAGAAATTTGGCGAAGGTGCCTCTCCAGAGTCTGCGGGTAAAAAGGGCGATAAGTTGGTAGGTGACTATTACGTAAAGTTCGATCAAGAGTACAAGAAACAAATCAACGAGTTAGTTCAAAATGGAACCGAGAAAAGCGTAGCGGAAAAACAAGCTCCGATTTTTGTTGAAGCTCAAGAAACACTCAGAAAATGGGAGCAAAACGACCCAGAAACCGTTGGGCTCTGGAAAAAAATGAATGGATGGGTGTACGAAGGCTTTGATGTGACTTATAAAAACCTAGGAGTCGATTTTGACAGTCTTTATTATGAAAGCGACACGTATTTGCTTGGTAAACACATCATTGCTGATGGGCTAGACAGAGGTGTTTTTGAGAAAGATCCTGATGGCTCGGTTTGGATAGATCTTACTGATGAAGGACTTGATCGCAAGCTTGTTTTACGTAGCGATGGGACTGCAGTTTACATGACTCAAGACATTGGGACAGCAATACAACGAGTGAAGGATCACCACATTGATTCTATGGTTTATACTGTAGGGAATGAACAAGATTATCACTTTAAAGTATTGTTTCTGATTCTCAAGAAACTGGGCTACGAATGGGCAGAAAACCTATACCACCTAAGTTATGGTATGGTTGAGTTGCCTTCTGGAAAAATGAAATCCCGAGAAGGAACTGTGGTAGATGCAGATGATTTGATGGAAGAAATGACCGAGACCGCTAAAAAGATTGCGCAAGAGCAAGGTAAGTTAGATGGTCTCGATGATGATGAGAAAGAACGACTTTACAAAATGATTGGATTGGGTGCTTTGAAGTACTTTATGCTTAAAGTAGACCCCAAGAAGAACATGATGTTCAACCCAGAAGAATCGGTCGATTTTCAAGGGAATACTGGGCCGTTTATTCAATACACCCACGCGAGGATCAAATCCATTCTCAAAAAATCTGGTTTTGATGATGGGAGTCTAAACGCCAGCACAGAAATTGAAATTACTGATAAGGATACATCTGTGATCAAGCAACTTCAAGCTTTTCCAGAAGTGGTTCAAAATGCCGCCGATAAATACAGTCCGGCGCTGATTGCCAATTACGTTTACGACCTCGTGAAAGAATTCAACAGTTTCTACCAGAATGTTCCTAAGATTGTAGAAGAAGAAAACTCAGATTTGAAAAAATTCAGGTTGCTCCTTTGCTACAAAACGGCTGAAGTGGTGAAATCGGCTTGTGGCCTGCTGGGTATTGAGGTGCCGGAGCAGATGTAG
- a CDS encoding M1 family aminopeptidase, which yields MFTTIFSHEFKTWLKKPIFYVFLSIFFLLGGLVMAVAAGVFDSNNVTVTSNSYLNSAYTISGRIAQLALFCYLMIPTFTGSTIHRDFKNNMHNVLYSYPIKKTEYLLAKFTAGLSVNILMILALILGLLIGGYLPGHNPELFGPFKLWNYLQPFVLITVPNLIFYSAIVFAITVFTRNMNIGFMTVLTLIIIQLVTTSYADQVDDPFWLSLADPLGNIAISESIEYWTPAEQNERMLPFSGMVLWNRVVWGTISILILALVIWRFNFAQNAISLFKKKKSKSLFKENFSGIQSVVLPKVKTDFSLRGQLSALWTLTKSDVRYIILGWPFIIIGFLSMVLTLVIMFNSGLIFGTAILPKTWVMMSAQGSVYILLFTYLLIFLYSGFLMDRARAAHIHQIVDVTPTKNWVFLISKLFALIIMVAVMQTLLICCGIGFQTISSFYDYQIDLYLFQGYLVNTWKYVPWIFMALLIHTLIKNKWLGLAVLLIIGIAVPLLTGAIGVTQAIYDFNSIIEPSASDFDGYGAALTAYYTYRVYWILFGIVLLCIALAFYRRGMGKGVMERFAFAKARTTPTPLITAGTCLVLFLSLGGFIWKINNVDNERLTGKEREELRVNAERELGRFADAPQPRIVAVKTYMDLFTDERNFKAGATYTMVNLTDVAIDTLHVNLNNYPIEITMDRDSEVVYENEDYDYRMYAFEQAMMPGDTLIFEFDMHNKPNKFLDNNSPVNQNGTFLNNSIFPSIGYSDAFEIRDPKLRDKYDLPQKDRMPSPLAVGVRDDNYIGGSSDWIDFEATMSTSLDQIAIAPGYLIREWEEDGRKYFHYKMDSKMLNFYSFMSGRYDVKKEVHNGVNLEIYHHPDHTYNLDRMMIGLREGLDYYGTNYTPYQHRQARIIEFPKDFGSFAQAFANTIPFSEGVGFIADVDDEDDEAVDYSLAITAHELAHQWWAHQVIGANAKGATLLSESMSEYSSLKVLEKVYGKNQMRVFLKDALDQYLSGRSNERIKENPLMYNENQPYIHYRKGSVVLYAMSDYIGENVFNGVAKRFAEKYQFKGAPYPTSIEFVEDLRAATPDSLQYLIKDMFETITLYDNSVENATYQKIDDGKYSVSLEAIVRKYRTDSKGKKRYAGEAGDSLLLVQKKDTLVSLPLADYIEVGVFGKEDEETGENKVLSLRKFKISDIENNFRIIVDEEPVEAGVDPYNKLIDRKSNDNRKNVKLKEEEEIVQAKE from the coding sequence ATGTTCACAACTATATTTTCTCATGAGTTCAAGACTTGGCTCAAGAAACCCATTTTCTACGTTTTTTTAAGTATTTTCTTTTTACTTGGGGGATTGGTTATGGCAGTAGCCGCAGGCGTTTTTGACAGCAATAACGTAACCGTCACTAGTAATTCTTACCTCAATAGCGCCTATACCATTTCTGGACGTATAGCACAGCTTGCGTTGTTTTGCTATCTCATGATACCAACTTTTACTGGATCAACTATTCATAGGGATTTTAAAAACAACATGCACAATGTCCTTTACTCATACCCAATTAAAAAAACTGAGTACCTGCTAGCCAAATTTACCGCTGGACTCAGCGTAAACATTTTAATGATTCTAGCGCTCATTTTGGGTTTACTCATAGGTGGGTACCTACCAGGCCACAACCCGGAACTTTTTGGTCCATTCAAGTTGTGGAATTACTTACAGCCCTTTGTACTAATCACGGTTCCCAATCTGATTTTTTACAGTGCGATCGTGTTTGCGATAACCGTATTTACACGCAACATGAATATCGGCTTTATGACGGTGCTTACTTTGATCATTATTCAACTGGTGACGACCTCTTATGCAGATCAGGTAGATGATCCTTTCTGGCTATCTCTAGCAGACCCCTTAGGTAACATCGCAATTTCAGAGAGTATTGAGTACTGGACACCAGCAGAACAAAATGAGCGCATGCTGCCGTTCAGCGGTATGGTATTATGGAATCGCGTGGTTTGGGGCACGATCTCAATCCTTATTCTTGCGTTAGTCATATGGCGTTTCAATTTCGCTCAAAACGCAATAAGCCTATTCAAGAAGAAAAAATCAAAAAGCCTATTCAAAGAGAACTTCAGTGGGATACAGAGCGTGGTGCTACCTAAGGTTAAAACAGATTTTTCCTTACGAGGACAGCTCAGTGCTCTATGGACCCTAACTAAAAGTGATGTACGCTATATAATTCTGGGATGGCCATTCATCATCATTGGCTTTTTGTCTATGGTGTTGACGCTGGTAATCATGTTTAACTCGGGATTAATTTTCGGTACTGCTATCTTACCTAAAACCTGGGTTATGATGAGTGCGCAGGGTTCCGTTTACATACTCTTGTTTACCTACCTACTCATTTTTTTATATTCCGGCTTTCTGATGGATCGAGCTCGAGCCGCTCACATCCATCAAATTGTAGACGTTACGCCTACCAAAAACTGGGTGTTTCTCATCTCAAAATTGTTCGCGTTAATTATCATGGTTGCTGTGATGCAAACACTGCTTATCTGTTGTGGGATCGGATTCCAGACCATCAGCTCTTTTTACGATTACCAGATTGATCTTTACCTCTTTCAGGGATACCTTGTCAACACTTGGAAATACGTACCGTGGATCTTTATGGCACTGTTAATTCATACTCTAATCAAGAATAAATGGCTAGGACTGGCCGTGCTACTAATCATAGGTATCGCCGTCCCTTTACTGACTGGTGCTATAGGCGTGACCCAAGCGATCTATGATTTTAACTCCATTATCGAGCCCAGTGCCTCAGACTTTGATGGATACGGTGCTGCGCTCACAGCTTATTACACCTATAGGGTTTATTGGATCCTCTTCGGTATCGTGTTGCTTTGTATCGCACTGGCTTTTTATCGTCGAGGAATGGGGAAAGGTGTTATGGAACGTTTCGCTTTCGCGAAAGCGAGAACAACACCAACCCCACTCATTACAGCTGGCACTTGTCTGGTACTGTTCCTTTCTCTAGGTGGATTCATCTGGAAGATCAACAATGTAGATAATGAGCGCCTTACCGGCAAGGAACGCGAGGAACTACGTGTAAATGCAGAACGTGAGCTGGGACGATTTGCCGATGCGCCTCAACCGCGCATAGTCGCTGTAAAAACCTATATGGATCTTTTCACAGATGAGCGTAATTTTAAAGCTGGCGCGACCTACACGATGGTCAACCTGACTGATGTTGCGATAGATACGTTGCATGTAAACCTTAACAATTACCCTATCGAGATTACGATGGATCGAGATAGTGAGGTGGTTTATGAAAATGAGGACTACGATTATCGCATGTATGCTTTTGAGCAAGCTATGATGCCCGGCGACACCCTCATTTTTGAATTTGACATGCACAACAAGCCTAATAAATTTCTGGATAACAACTCTCCAGTAAATCAAAATGGGACATTCTTAAACAATTCTATTTTCCCATCTATAGGTTACAGTGATGCTTTTGAAATTAGAGACCCTAAACTACGAGACAAGTATGACCTACCCCAAAAGGATCGAATGCCGAGCCCACTGGCAGTGGGTGTACGGGATGATAATTACATAGGCGGCTCCAGTGACTGGATAGACTTTGAGGCTACCATGAGTACCAGCCTGGACCAGATCGCTATCGCGCCGGGATACCTTATCAGAGAATGGGAAGAAGACGGCCGTAAATATTTCCACTATAAAATGGACAGTAAGATGCTCAATTTTTACTCTTTCATGAGTGGCCGCTACGATGTGAAGAAAGAAGTGCATAATGGGGTTAACCTAGAGATCTACCACCATCCCGACCACACCTATAATCTGGATCGCATGATGATAGGTTTAAGGGAGGGACTGGATTATTATGGAACTAATTATACCCCCTACCAGCACAGGCAGGCTCGCATTATTGAGTTCCCTAAGGATTTTGGAAGTTTCGCCCAGGCATTTGCAAATACGATCCCCTTTAGCGAGGGAGTTGGATTCATAGCTGATGTCGACGATGAGGATGATGAAGCTGTAGACTATTCACTCGCCATCACCGCACACGAATTGGCACACCAGTGGTGGGCGCATCAAGTTATAGGAGCAAATGCAAAGGGGGCTACGTTGCTTTCTGAAAGCATGTCTGAGTACAGTTCTCTCAAGGTTCTTGAAAAAGTATATGGAAAAAACCAGATGCGTGTCTTTTTAAAAGATGCTCTTGATCAATATCTTTCTGGTCGCAGTAATGAACGTATCAAAGAGAATCCACTCATGTACAATGAGAATCAGCCTTACATACATTACAGAAAAGGCTCTGTTGTTTTATATGCAATGAGTGATTACATAGGTGAGAATGTTTTTAATGGCGTTGCGAAACGGTTTGCGGAGAAATATCAGTTCAAAGGGGCACCTTATCCAACTTCAATAGAATTTGTTGAGGATCTGAGAGCGGCAACTCCAGACTCGCTTCAATATCTAATAAAAGATATGTTTGAAACGATCACGCTTTACGATAATAGCGTTGAGAATGCAACCTATCAAAAAATCGACGATGGAAAGTATTCCGTCTCTCTTGAAGCTATTGTACGTAAGTACCGAACGGATAGTAAGGGCAAAAAACGCTACGCCGGAGAAGCTGGGGATAGCCTGTTGCTGGTGCAGAAAAAAGATACGTTAGTCTCATTACCTCTAGCTGATTATATCGAAGTGGGGGTTTTTGGAAAAGAAGATGAGGAGACGGGAGAAAATAAGGTGCTCAGTTTGCGCAAGTTTAAAATATCAGATATAGAAAATAATTTTAGGATTATAGTTGATGAAGAACCAGTTGAAGCCGGTGTAGATCCTTATAATAAACTTATCGACCGAAAGTCTAACGATAATCGGAAAAATGTAAAGCTAAAAGAAGAAGAAGAAATAGTTCAAGCTAAAGAATAA
- a CDS encoding ABC transporter ATP-binding protein has translation MILSLNNVSKTYPNGVKALDDVTIDIKAGMFGLLGPNGAGKSSLMRTIATLQAPDSGSIHFNDIDVLNDKIEFRKTLGYLPQEFGVYPKMSAHDLLHYFASLKGISKKSDRNAIVDKALEVTNLSEVRNKHVAGYSGGMKQRFGIAQLLLNNPKLIIVDEPTAGLDPAERHRFLNVLREIGTNHIVIFSTHIVDDVKELCTDMAILNGGKILSQSTPKQMVKILENKVWSITVSREQAEDIQSQYDVISSSYNEDNNLIVRVYGDEIPGSGFQPTPATLEDVYFTTLNRNEPVENLQIA, from the coding sequence ATGATCTTAAGCCTCAACAACGTGTCCAAGACCTACCCTAACGGTGTAAAAGCCTTGGACGATGTTACCATTGATATAAAAGCAGGAATGTTTGGACTGCTAGGACCTAACGGTGCCGGAAAATCCTCACTTATGAGAACCATTGCCACCTTACAAGCTCCAGATTCAGGGAGCATTCATTTCAACGATATCGATGTGCTTAATGATAAGATTGAATTCCGTAAGACCTTGGGATATTTACCGCAAGAGTTTGGGGTATATCCTAAAATGAGTGCACACGACCTCTTGCATTATTTTGCCAGCCTCAAAGGGATCAGCAAAAAATCTGACCGTAATGCCATCGTGGACAAGGCACTTGAAGTGACAAATTTGAGCGAGGTGCGCAACAAACACGTAGCCGGTTATTCTGGAGGGATGAAACAACGATTTGGCATTGCTCAATTACTCTTGAACAACCCTAAACTGATCATCGTGGATGAACCTACCGCTGGTCTTGATCCCGCAGAACGCCACCGTTTTCTCAACGTTCTCAGGGAAATAGGGACTAACCATATCGTGATTTTCTCCACCCACATCGTAGACGATGTAAAGGAACTTTGTACAGACATGGCGATCTTAAATGGTGGTAAGATTCTATCGCAGAGTACCCCAAAACAAATGGTCAAGATCCTAGAGAACAAGGTATGGTCTATAACCGTTAGTCGCGAGCAAGCCGAGGACATTCAGTCCCAATACGATGTGATTTCCTCCAGCTATAATGAGGATAACAACCTCATCGTGCGCGTTTATGGAGATGAGATTCCCGGCTCAGGCTTTCAACCTACGCCTGCAACGCTTGAGGACGTTTACTTTACCACGCTTAACCGAAATGAGCCAGTAGAAAACCTACAAATCGCCTAA
- a CDS encoding LIC_10190 family membrane protein: protein MLVVLFYFLTCILLSYGHGLLWKRLLQVQRIEFTLICFLGLFGIQVVSTVWSFFYDLSLVWSIFLILTALSGYTIRLVNGSSETFFLSQYLAFSKTIFSTIPIVIFALVGLSIAYVSSGAPYFIDNDSYYIQTIKWLDEYGLVKGLSNLHPFLSQQSGFHILQSALNFDYFYSRFNDLSGVYLLLGFLWSLSGSRDWNPSEVYRKSFAVLFGLGYLFASAPSPDLPVFVLTYIVIYYFLRLYDKYDRHLWSLLTCLILQVILFKVIAALLILLPVILIARSKFWKSKSVVVAISLGLLFAIFYIAKSYVVSGLPLYPLTAWSPLEPDWQWPQELADLYTKLTESQSYGVYYKNLSDLSFWGKFQLWVNHAGMEGWFNKLTLFCLILQVLALFLPRIPGKIKWILSICLLQSAILFLTAPQFRFFAGILIPSTLLGIIHCVKPHRWVVVSTVSTAIIAGFVFAVLGTLRNPFTDNALMRNDTVETSHFVSPLPNARKEVDGVLRFRDPDSYRDGLKHHHAENEDFIFATYDLPLPAAQTELLDWIENEYNIKVVQRSEDLKDGFKVIYINR from the coding sequence GTGCTCGTTGTCCTTTTTTATTTTCTTACTTGCATTCTTTTGTCTTACGGACATGGGCTTTTGTGGAAGCGATTACTCCAAGTGCAGCGCATTGAATTTACCTTGATTTGTTTCTTGGGTTTGTTTGGGATTCAAGTGGTTTCCACGGTCTGGAGTTTTTTCTATGACTTGTCCCTGGTGTGGAGTATTTTTCTAATTCTCACAGCGCTTTCTGGTTATACTATCAGACTTGTAAATGGCTCGAGTGAAACATTTTTCTTAAGTCAATACTTAGCTTTCTCAAAAACCATCTTTTCTACCATTCCAATAGTGATATTCGCTTTGGTAGGTTTGAGTATTGCCTATGTGAGTTCTGGAGCTCCTTATTTTATAGATAATGACAGTTACTATATTCAGACGATAAAGTGGCTGGATGAGTACGGTCTGGTGAAAGGCTTATCTAATTTACATCCCTTTCTATCTCAGCAAAGCGGGTTTCACATTCTGCAATCTGCGCTTAATTTTGATTACTTCTATAGCAGGTTTAACGATCTGTCGGGAGTTTACTTACTGTTGGGATTTCTTTGGAGTTTGAGCGGTTCTAGAGATTGGAATCCGTCTGAAGTATATCGCAAAAGTTTTGCGGTGCTTTTCGGTTTGGGATATTTGTTTGCCTCTGCGCCTAGTCCAGATCTGCCAGTTTTTGTGCTGACTTACATCGTGATTTATTATTTCTTGAGATTGTACGATAAGTATGATCGTCACCTATGGTCCTTGCTGACGTGTCTCATTCTCCAAGTGATTTTATTCAAGGTAATCGCTGCGTTGTTGATTTTATTACCTGTGATACTCATCGCAAGATCTAAATTTTGGAAAAGCAAATCGGTTGTAGTAGCGATTTCCTTAGGATTACTTTTTGCGATTTTTTACATCGCAAAATCCTATGTAGTTTCCGGTCTACCTCTGTATCCGCTTACTGCGTGGTCACCACTAGAACCTGATTGGCAATGGCCGCAAGAATTGGCAGACTTGTACACAAAACTTACCGAGAGCCAGAGCTATGGTGTCTATTATAAAAACTTATCAGATCTAAGCTTCTGGGGTAAATTTCAATTATGGGTCAATCATGCAGGAATGGAAGGTTGGTTCAACAAACTGACGCTTTTCTGCTTGATTTTACAGGTTCTCGCTCTATTTCTGCCACGCATTCCTGGAAAAATAAAATGGATACTTAGCATTTGTCTATTGCAAAGTGCGATTCTATTTTTAACGGCGCCACAATTCCGGTTTTTTGCTGGAATTTTAATTCCGAGTACGTTGCTCGGTATTATTCATTGTGTAAAGCCCCATAGATGGGTAGTAGTTTCAACAGTTTCTACAGCGATTATCGCTGGATTTGTATTTGCGGTTTTAGGTACTCTGAGAAACCCATTTACGGATAATGCATTGATGAGAAATGATACAGTAGAAACTAGCCACTTTGTTTCTCCCTTACCAAATGCTCGTAAAGAAGTGGATGGAGTGTTACGCTTTCGCGATCCCGATAGCTATCGGGACGGACTAAAACACCACCATGCAGAAAATGAAGATTTTATCTTTGCCACCTACGACCTCCCGTTACCAGCCGCTCAAACAGAACTCCTAGACTGGATCGAAAATGAATATAATATCAAGGTCGTTCAAAGATCAGAGGATTTGAAAGATGGTTTTAAGGTTATTTATATAAATAGGTAA